One window of Leifsonia sp. AK011 genomic DNA carries:
- a CDS encoding septum formation family protein, with the protein MATISTSLTRRYGVILIATAALALAGCAGAPEPTDVNTADGVDTDAFAIVVGDCLNDSGVGEVDTVPTIECEKPHESEVFASVQIPDGDFPDEETITAQANADCTANFATFTGIEAGDSKYSIGYYFPTEESWAEGDREILCYLFDETGPITGSVEGSAE; encoded by the coding sequence ATGGCCACGATCTCGACCTCGCTCACGCGCCGATACGGCGTCATCCTGATCGCTACCGCTGCTCTTGCCCTGGCCGGTTGCGCTGGCGCCCCCGAGCCCACGGACGTCAACACGGCTGACGGGGTGGACACGGATGCCTTCGCCATCGTCGTCGGGGACTGTCTCAACGACAGCGGCGTCGGCGAGGTCGACACGGTCCCCACGATCGAGTGCGAGAAGCCGCACGAGAGCGAGGTCTTCGCCTCAGTGCAGATTCCGGACGGGGACTTCCCGGACGAGGAGACCATCACGGCCCAGGCCAACGCCGACTGTACCGCGAACTTCGCAACGTTCACCGGCATCGAAGCGGGTGACTCCAAGTACTCGATCGGCTACTACTTCCCCACCGAGGAGAGCTGGGCAGAAGGGGATCGCGAGATCCTCTGCTACCTCTTCGACGAGACGGGGCCGATCACGGGCTCTGTGGAGGGCTCGGCGGAGTAG
- a CDS encoding inositol monophosphatase family protein translates to MTDYSPADDLSLALSLAGNADLLSLDRFHSVDLVVTTKPDRTPVTDADQAVERSIRSGIEAARPGDSILGEEYGTQGTGSRQWIIDPIDGTANFLRGVPIWGTLIALAIDGIPIVGVVSAPALGRRWYAAAGHGAWGMSHGEEPKRLAVSGVSEIADASLSYNSLQGWDEEGRLDDVVALSRSVWRSRAIGDMWSYMLLAEGALDIVSEFDLKPYDMAALIPIIEEAGGRFTSVDGVPGPWNGSALATNGLLHDRVLAALNSQ, encoded by the coding sequence GTGACGGACTACTCCCCCGCAGACGACCTCTCGCTCGCCCTCTCCCTCGCCGGCAACGCCGACCTGCTGTCGCTCGACCGGTTCCACTCCGTGGATCTCGTCGTCACGACAAAGCCGGACCGCACGCCCGTGACAGACGCCGACCAGGCGGTGGAGCGCAGCATCCGCAGCGGCATCGAGGCGGCTCGGCCCGGCGACTCCATCCTGGGTGAGGAGTACGGAACGCAGGGCACGGGAAGCCGCCAGTGGATCATCGACCCGATCGATGGAACCGCCAACTTCCTGCGGGGAGTGCCGATCTGGGGCACGCTCATCGCCCTTGCCATCGACGGGATCCCGATCGTGGGAGTGGTGAGCGCACCCGCGCTCGGGCGTCGCTGGTACGCGGCGGCGGGCCACGGTGCATGGGGGATGTCACACGGCGAGGAGCCGAAGAGACTCGCGGTCAGCGGGGTGAGCGAGATCGCCGATGCATCCCTCAGCTACAACAGCCTGCAGGGCTGGGATGAGGAGGGGCGCCTCGACGACGTCGTCGCACTCTCGCGAAGCGTGTGGCGCTCACGCGCGATCGGCGACATGTGGTCGTACATGCTGCTCGCGGAGGGCGCACTCGACATCGTCAGCGAGTTCGACCTGAAGCCCTACGACATGGCCGCGCTCATCCCCATCATCGAGGAGGCTGGCGGGCGATTCACCTCGGTGGATGGCGTGCCGGGGCCATGGAACGGATCGGCACTGGCGACGAATGGGTTGCTGCACGATCGCGTTCTTGCCGCACTAAACTCCCAGTAG
- the rsgA gene encoding ribosome small subunit-dependent GTPase A, whose translation MSWLTDSDDEDAWSEYDETDARVRPNPKGNKPRSKLRPEHTDAIPGRVFSVDRGRYGVWVDEGGAEERQIVATRARELGRKAIVTGDYVDLVGDTTGSEGSLARIVRIQPRTTLLRRSADDTDAVERVIVANADQMLIVVAAANPEPRPRLVDRYLVAAYDAGIHPILVITKTDLADPAEFLGNFAGLDLTIVTSGSDAVPIDELIELLDGHTTVAVGHSGVGKSTLVNALVPDANRAIGRVNDVTGRGRHTSSSTISYRLGNGWIVDTPGVRSFGLGHVDPASILASFTDLAGLAEDCPRGCTHLPGTPDCAIILGVQAGELGEAGRQRLDSFQRLIATLGS comes from the coding sequence ATGAGCTGGTTGACCGACTCCGACGACGAGGACGCCTGGTCCGAGTACGACGAGACGGATGCCCGTGTGCGCCCGAACCCCAAGGGCAACAAGCCGCGCAGCAAACTCCGCCCCGAGCACACGGACGCGATACCCGGCCGCGTCTTCAGCGTCGACCGCGGTCGATACGGTGTCTGGGTCGACGAGGGAGGCGCGGAGGAACGACAGATCGTCGCTACCCGCGCTCGCGAGCTGGGCCGCAAGGCCATCGTGACCGGTGACTACGTGGATCTCGTGGGTGATACGACCGGTTCGGAAGGCTCCCTGGCACGCATCGTGCGCATCCAGCCCCGCACTACACTGCTCCGTCGCAGCGCCGACGATACCGACGCCGTCGAGCGCGTGATCGTCGCCAACGCCGACCAGATGCTCATCGTTGTGGCCGCCGCGAACCCCGAGCCCCGACCCCGGCTGGTGGACCGGTACCTTGTCGCGGCCTACGACGCGGGCATCCACCCGATCCTCGTCATCACGAAGACCGACCTCGCCGACCCTGCCGAGTTCCTCGGGAACTTCGCCGGGCTCGACCTCACGATCGTCACGAGCGGGTCGGATGCCGTGCCCATCGACGAACTGATCGAACTGCTCGACGGGCACACCACGGTGGCTGTCGGTCACTCGGGCGTCGGAAAGTCGACGCTCGTGAACGCCCTCGTACCCGACGCCAACCGCGCGATCGGGCGCGTGAACGACGTCACGGGGCGCGGAAGGCACACGTCGTCCTCCACCATCTCGTACCGACTCGGCAATGGGTGGATCGTCGATACGCCGGGTGTGCGGTCGTTCGGGCTGGGCCACGTGGATCCGGCGAGCATCCTTGCATCCTTCACCGACCTGGCCGGGCTCGCCGAGGACTGCCCTCGCGGATGCACGCACCTACCGGGCACACCGGACTGCGCGATCATCCTGGGCGTCCAGGCCGGCGAGCTCGGTGAGGCCGGGCGGCAGCGCCTCGACTCGTTCCAGCGGCTCATCGCTACGCTGGGATCGTGA
- the aroA gene encoding 3-phosphoshikimate 1-carboxyvinyltransferase produces MQVYRYSGPEFSPYGDDELVPVDESGPWLAPTATGRLDARLQLPGSKSLTNRELVLSALADSPTLLRRPLHSRDSALMIEALRNLGATIEEVEGDGEFGPDLLITPGELIGSSSIDCGLAGTVMRFVPPVASLALGPVVFDGDASARRRPMRTMIDALRTLGVDVNDDGRGVLPFSVYGTGSVEGGELEIDASASSQFVSGLLLSAPRFTRGLRLRHTGEHLPSIPHIEMTIECLAARGVTVESPEPGLWTVEPQAIAGGEIDIEPDLSNAAPFLAAAIVAGGTVTIDGWPDVTTQVGAHLETILPLFGAGVTRADGSLTVDGGVGLLGGATLPGVDIDLSAGGELAPAIVGIAALASTPSRITGIGHLRGHETDRLAALAAEINGLGGNVTELDDGLAIEPAPLGAGLWHTYEDHRMATTGAIIGLAVPGVEVEDIDTTSKTLPQFAALWTGRTLAVAEGTSASGELGTL; encoded by the coding sequence ATGCAGGTCTACAGGTATTCCGGTCCCGAGTTCAGTCCCTATGGCGATGACGAGCTCGTGCCCGTCGACGAGTCCGGTCCGTGGCTCGCGCCCACCGCAACCGGACGGCTGGATGCACGCCTCCAACTCCCCGGTTCCAAGAGTCTCACCAACCGTGAGCTCGTGCTCTCCGCCCTCGCGGACTCCCCCACGCTCCTGCGCAGGCCGCTGCATTCGCGCGACTCCGCGCTCATGATCGAGGCCCTGCGCAACCTCGGCGCGACCATCGAGGAGGTGGAGGGCGACGGCGAGTTCGGACCCGATCTGCTCATCACCCCCGGCGAACTCATCGGTAGTTCGTCCATCGATTGCGGACTCGCCGGCACGGTCATGCGCTTCGTTCCGCCGGTCGCCTCCCTCGCGCTCGGTCCCGTCGTCTTCGACGGGGATGCCAGCGCCCGCCGTCGCCCGATGCGCACGATGATCGACGCTCTCCGTACCCTCGGCGTCGACGTGAACGACGATGGACGCGGCGTGCTCCCCTTCAGCGTGTACGGAACGGGATCGGTGGAGGGCGGCGAGCTCGAGATCGATGCATCCGCGTCCAGCCAGTTCGTGTCGGGCCTTCTGCTCTCGGCACCACGGTTCACGCGCGGCCTCCGGCTGCGCCACACGGGCGAGCACCTGCCGAGCATCCCGCACATCGAGATGACCATCGAGTGCCTCGCCGCCCGCGGAGTCACCGTGGAGAGCCCGGAGCCGGGCCTCTGGACCGTCGAACCGCAGGCGATTGCCGGTGGCGAGATCGACATCGAGCCCGACCTCTCGAATGCCGCGCCGTTCCTCGCGGCCGCCATCGTGGCCGGCGGCACAGTGACGATCGACGGCTGGCCGGATGTCACCACTCAGGTAGGCGCGCACCTCGAGACGATCCTTCCGCTCTTCGGAGCGGGAGTGACGCGGGCCGATGGCTCCCTCACTGTCGATGGAGGCGTTGGCCTTCTGGGCGGCGCGACTCTTCCGGGTGTGGACATCGATCTGTCCGCGGGTGGCGAGCTCGCCCCCGCGATCGTGGGGATCGCTGCGCTGGCGAGCACCCCCAGCCGCATCACCGGCATCGGTCATCTTCGCGGTCACGAGACCGACCGGCTGGCGGCTCTTGCCGCCGAGATCAACGGCCTGGGCGGCAATGTCACGGAGCTCGATGATGGTCTCGCGATCGAACCCGCACCGCTTGGCGCCGGACTGTGGCACACCTACGAGGACCACCGGATGGCCACGACCGGAGCCATCATCGGGCTCGCGGTGCCGGGCGTCGAGGTCGAGGACATCGACACCACCTCGAAGACACTCCCCCAGTTCGCGGCCCTGTGGACCGGTCGCACGCTCGCTGTCGCCGAAGGCACGTCCGCATCCGGCGAACTCGGAACGCTGTAG
- a CDS encoding sigma-70 family RNA polymerase sigma factor gives MLAQVLERDTRVPGDLDWALMSTETPFEGDDQTAAETPGEGVDPTSAEALRALFEEQALPYMDQLYAAAMRMTRNPADAADLVQETFVKAFQAFGQYTQGTNLKAWLYRIQTNTFINTYRKKQRDPFQGSIDDLEEWQVGSAESVTQSRSTRSAEAEAIDHLPDSDVKEALQAVPEDFRLAVYLADVEGFSYQDIADIMKTPVGTVMSRLHRGRRMLRELLADYARERGIVAAPTSSRSTK, from the coding sequence ATGCTGGCACAGGTACTGGAACGCGATACGCGCGTACCCGGCGACCTAGACTGGGCGCTGATGAGTACCGAGACGCCCTTCGAGGGCGACGACCAAACCGCAGCCGAGACTCCAGGCGAAGGGGTTGACCCCACTAGCGCGGAGGCCCTCCGCGCTCTCTTCGAAGAGCAGGCCCTCCCCTACATGGACCAGCTCTATGCCGCGGCGATGCGCATGACGCGCAACCCGGCCGACGCTGCTGACCTCGTCCAGGAGACCTTCGTCAAGGCGTTCCAGGCCTTCGGCCAGTACACGCAGGGCACCAACCTCAAGGCGTGGCTGTACCGCATCCAGACCAACACCTTCATCAACACGTATCGCAAGAAGCAGCGCGACCCTTTCCAGGGGAGCATCGACGACCTCGAGGAGTGGCAGGTCGGCAGCGCCGAGTCGGTCACCCAGTCGCGGTCGACCCGCTCGGCGGAGGCCGAGGCCATCGATCACCTGCCCGATAGCGATGTGAAGGAAGCCCTGCAGGCGGTTCCCGAGGACTTCCGCCTGGCGGTGTACCTCGCCGACGTCGAGGGCTTCTCATACCAGGACATCGCGGACATCATGAAGACCCCCGTGGGCACCGTGATGAGCCGCCTCCACCGCGGGCGCCGCATGCTGCGCGAGCTGCTCGCCGACTACGCACGCGAACGCGGCATCGTCGCCGCACCCACCTCATCGAGGAGCACGAAATGA
- a CDS encoding zf-HC2 domain-containing protein — translation MTDCGCDKAKAELEEYLHRELSPEDFQDITDHLEGCEDCSTEHLVGITLTLKMQKACQEKAPEELRAAIIARLENA, via the coding sequence ATGACCGACTGCGGATGTGACAAAGCCAAGGCGGAGCTCGAGGAGTACCTGCACCGCGAACTCAGCCCCGAGGACTTCCAGGACATCACCGACCATCTCGAGGGCTGCGAGGACTGCTCGACCGAGCACCTCGTGGGCATTACGCTGACCCTGAAGATGCAGAAGGCGTGCCAGGAGAAGGCTCCAGAGGAGCTTCGGGCGGCCATCATCGCCCGATTGGAGAACGCATAG
- a CDS encoding YccF domain-containing protein produces the protein MNTVLNIIWLVFSGFWLFLGYVLAGIICCILIVTIPWGIASFRIANYVLWPFGRQVVQKPTAGAFTFIGNVIWFIFAGLWLAIGHIVSGVALAITIIGIPLAIADFKMIPISLAPLGKEIVPTGGRTIVAPQLTN, from the coding sequence GTGAATACAGTCCTGAACATCATCTGGTTGGTGTTCTCGGGCTTCTGGCTGTTCCTCGGCTACGTGCTGGCCGGCATCATCTGCTGCATCCTCATTGTCACGATTCCGTGGGGAATCGCCTCCTTCCGGATAGCCAACTACGTGCTGTGGCCCTTCGGTCGCCAGGTCGTGCAGAAGCCGACGGCTGGAGCCTTCACGTTCATCGGTAACGTCATCTGGTTCATCTTCGCCGGACTGTGGCTCGCGATCGGACACATCGTCTCCGGCGTCGCCCTGGCGATCACCATCATCGGCATCCCGCTCGCGATCGCCGACTTCAAGATGATCCCGATCTCGCTGGCCCCGCTCGGCAAGGAGATCGTCCCGACCGGTGGCCGCACGATCGTCGCGCCCCAGCTCACGAACTAA